From a single Streptomyces sp. NBC_00377 genomic region:
- a CDS encoding DUF3093 domain-containing protein: protein MQLSATPYEERLTAPRSWWFVSFLVGVSMALILLPFGTLPLLGGLVGGTAAAAVVASSYGSLRIRIVGDSLIAGEAKIPVAALGEAEVLDADEARAWRTYKADTRAFLLLRAYIPTALRVEVTDPADPTPYLYLSTREPERLAEALKAARETAA, encoded by the coding sequence ATGCAGCTCTCCGCCACCCCGTACGAAGAACGCCTCACCGCCCCCCGCTCATGGTGGTTCGTCTCGTTCCTCGTGGGTGTCTCGATGGCCCTGATCCTGCTGCCCTTCGGCACCCTGCCGTTGCTCGGCGGCCTGGTCGGCGGCACCGCGGCCGCCGCGGTCGTGGCCAGCTCCTACGGCTCCCTGCGGATCCGGATCGTGGGCGACTCCCTGATCGCGGGCGAGGCGAAGATCCCGGTCGCCGCACTGGGCGAGGCAGAGGTCCTGGACGCGGACGAGGCGCGCGCCTGGCGCACGTACAAGGCCGACACCCGGGCCTTCCTGCTGCTGCGCGCGTACATCCCCACGGCCCTGCGGGTGGAGGTCACCGACCCGGCCGACCCCACGCCCTACCTGTATCTGTCGACGCGGGAGCCGGAGCGCCTGGCGGAGGCGCTGAAGGCGGCGCGGGAGACCGCGGCGTAG
- a CDS encoding sensor histidine kinase, with the protein MASTPAPAQAPPKPTWDPRRPQTPFPWLRPTIRIRLTLLYGGMFLIAGIMLLSIIYLLAAQALHEGGGGQSLDIRGVGGLDVHSTSCPAVNSAPTDEVSSILKQCDAVQRQHALDDLLSRSLLALLGLAVIAFAFGYAMAGRVLSPLGRITRTARAVAGSDLSRRIELDGPDDELKELADTFDDMLERLQRAFTAQQRFVGNASHELRTPLAINRTLLEVHLSDPNAPVELQQLGKTLLATNERSEQLVEGLLLLARSDNQIVERKPVDLAEVAEQAVDQVHGEAAARGVVIRGEQKPAVVQGNGVLLERIALNLVQNAVRYNVQEGGWVEVTTEVQHGQAVLVVSNTGPVVPAYEIDNLFEPFRRLRTERTGSDKGVGLGLSIVRSVARAHGGHIAAQPREGGGLMMRVTFPV; encoded by the coding sequence GTGGCATCGACACCCGCGCCCGCCCAGGCGCCTCCGAAGCCCACCTGGGACCCGAGGCGGCCGCAGACGCCCTTTCCCTGGCTGCGCCCGACCATCCGCATACGGCTCACGCTGCTGTACGGCGGGATGTTCCTGATCGCCGGCATCATGCTGCTGTCGATCATCTACCTGCTGGCCGCGCAGGCCCTCCACGAGGGCGGCGGCGGCCAGTCCCTGGACATCCGCGGGGTCGGCGGCCTCGACGTCCACAGCACGAGCTGTCCCGCCGTGAACTCCGCGCCCACGGACGAGGTCAGCTCGATACTCAAGCAGTGCGACGCCGTCCAGCGCCAGCACGCCCTGGACGACCTCCTCAGCCGTTCCCTGCTGGCTCTCCTGGGCCTCGCCGTGATCGCCTTCGCCTTCGGCTACGCGATGGCCGGCCGGGTGCTGTCCCCGCTCGGCCGGATCACCCGCACCGCGCGCGCGGTGGCGGGCTCGGACCTGTCCCGCCGTATCGAGCTGGACGGACCGGACGACGAGCTGAAGGAGCTGGCCGACACCTTCGACGACATGCTGGAGCGTCTCCAGCGGGCGTTCACGGCCCAGCAGCGCTTCGTGGGGAACGCCTCGCACGAGCTGAGGACCCCGCTGGCGATCAACCGCACGCTGCTCGAAGTGCACCTCTCCGATCCGAACGCGCCCGTGGAGCTGCAACAGCTGGGCAAGACGCTGCTGGCCACCAACGAGCGCAGCGAGCAGCTCGTCGAGGGCCTGCTGCTGCTCGCCCGCAGTGACAACCAGATCGTCGAGCGCAAACCGGTCGACCTGGCGGAGGTCGCCGAACAAGCCGTCGACCAGGTGCACGGCGAGGCGGCGGCCAGGGGCGTGGTGATCCGGGGTGAGCAGAAGCCCGCGGTGGTGCAGGGCAACGGCGTCCTGCTGGAGCGGATCGCGCTCAACCTGGTGCAGAACGCCGTACGGTACAACGTGCAGGAGGGCGGCTGGGTCGAGGTGACCACCGAGGTCCAGCACGGGCAGGCGGTCCTCGTCGTGTCCAACACCGGACCGGTCGTACCCGCATACGAGATCGACAACCTGTTCGAGCCTTTCCGAAGGTTGCGGACGGAGCGGACGGGCAGTGACAAGGGGGTCGGACTGGGTCTGTCCATCGTGCGGTCGGTGGCCCGGGCGCACGGCGGTCATATCGCGGCCCAGCCGCGCGAGGGGGGTGGGCTCATGATGCGGGTCACGTTCCCCGTCTGA
- a CDS encoding inositol monophosphatase family protein has product MTDPLHTELLELAKEAARRAGELLRDGRPADLAVAATKSSPIDVVTEMDIAAEKLITGLISEHRPDDGFLGEEGASVEGSSGIRWIIDPLDGTVNYLYGLPTWAVSIAAEQDGETVVGVVGIPMRDETFHAVRGRGAWRTGAREGERALSCRPAAPLDQALVSTGFNYVTEVRAHQADVAQRLIPLVRDIRRSGSAAVDLCDVAAGRLDGYYERGLHPWDLAAGDLIAREAGALTGGRPGERPARDLTVAATPGVFEPLQRLLEDAGAWHD; this is encoded by the coding sequence GTGACCGACCCCCTGCACACGGAACTGCTCGAGCTCGCCAAGGAGGCCGCCCGCCGGGCCGGCGAGCTGCTGCGGGACGGCCGCCCGGCCGATCTCGCGGTCGCCGCCACCAAGTCGAGCCCGATCGACGTGGTCACCGAGATGGACATCGCGGCCGAGAAGCTGATCACGGGCCTCATCTCCGAGCACCGCCCGGACGACGGCTTCCTCGGCGAGGAGGGCGCCTCCGTCGAGGGCAGCAGCGGAATCCGCTGGATCATCGACCCTCTCGACGGCACGGTGAACTACCTCTACGGACTGCCCACCTGGGCCGTCTCCATCGCCGCCGAGCAGGACGGTGAGACCGTCGTCGGGGTCGTCGGGATCCCGATGCGGGACGAGACCTTCCACGCGGTGCGTGGCCGCGGCGCGTGGCGGACCGGCGCACGGGAGGGCGAACGCGCCCTCTCCTGCCGTCCCGCGGCGCCCCTCGACCAGGCCCTGGTCTCCACCGGCTTCAACTACGTCACCGAGGTCCGCGCCCACCAGGCCGACGTCGCTCAGCGGCTGATCCCGCTGGTGCGGGACATCCGGCGCAGCGGCTCGGCCGCGGTCGACCTGTGCGACGTGGCCGCGGGCCGGCTCGACGGCTACTACGAGCGCGGGCTGCACCCCTGGGACCTCGCCGCGGGCGACCTGATCGCCCGGGAGGCGGGCGCGCTGACCGGTGGGCGGCCCGGAGAGCGCCCCGCCCGTGATCTGACGGTGGCGGCCACCCCCGGCGTCTTCGAGCCCCTCCAGCGGCTCCTGGAGGACGCGGGCGCCTGGCACGACTGA
- a CDS encoding alginate lyase family protein gives MRRTAFLVTVTALVLGALVPVNVPHARAVPAAPAAFAHPGVTVSRAQLDFVRGKVGSAAQPWKGAFDQLLASKYADLSRTPAPRAVVECGSYSQPDHGCTDERQDALAAYTDALAWYVTRDERYAKKAIELMDAWSAVVKDHTDSNAPLQTGWAGSSWPRAAEIIKYTYTGAWANSGRFATMLRDVYLPEVINGSHSNGNWELSMTEAAIGISVFLEDRSSYDKAMARFRTRTAAYVYLASDGELPRTVPSQNLNTRDKIVAYWQGQGTFVTGLTQETCRDLTHTGYGISAISHVAETSRIQGQDLYGTDVGERLRQALGFQARYQLGASVPSSLCGGSLNLGLGPVTEIGYNALHNRLGIAMSNTGTLTLRNRPAAGNNLFVAWETLTHGDNPA, from the coding sequence GTGCGCCGAACCGCCTTCCTGGTGACCGTCACCGCCCTGGTCCTGGGCGCTCTCGTGCCCGTGAACGTGCCGCACGCCCGAGCCGTCCCCGCCGCCCCCGCCGCCTTCGCCCATCCCGGGGTCACCGTCTCCCGGGCGCAGCTCGACTTCGTCCGGGGCAAGGTCGGCTCCGCGGCCCAGCCCTGGAAAGGGGCCTTCGACCAGCTGCTGGCGAGCAAGTACGCCGACCTGAGCCGTACCCCCGCACCCCGCGCCGTGGTCGAGTGCGGCTCCTATTCCCAGCCCGACCACGGCTGCACGGACGAGCGGCAGGACGCGCTCGCCGCGTACACCGACGCCCTCGCCTGGTACGTCACGCGGGACGAGCGGTACGCCAAGAAGGCCATCGAGCTGATGGACGCATGGTCGGCCGTCGTCAAGGACCACACCGACAGCAACGCGCCCCTCCAGACCGGCTGGGCCGGCTCGTCCTGGCCGAGGGCCGCCGAGATCATCAAGTACACGTACACCGGCGCCTGGGCGAACTCCGGCCGCTTCGCGACCATGCTGCGGGATGTCTACCTGCCCGAGGTGATCAACGGCTCCCACTCCAACGGGAACTGGGAGCTCTCCATGACGGAGGCCGCGATCGGCATCTCCGTCTTCCTCGAGGACCGGTCGTCGTACGACAAGGCCATGGCGAGGTTCCGCACCCGCACGGCCGCCTACGTCTACCTGGCCTCCGACGGCGAGCTGCCCAGGACCGTGCCGAGCCAGAACCTGAACACCCGGGACAAGATCGTCGCCTACTGGCAGGGACAGGGCACCTTCGTCACCGGCCTGACCCAGGAGACCTGCCGCGACCTCACCCACACCGGCTACGGCATCTCCGCGATCTCGCACGTCGCCGAGACCAGCCGGATCCAGGGGCAGGACCTCTACGGCACCGACGTCGGCGAGCGGCTGCGGCAGGCCCTCGGCTTCCAGGCCAGGTACCAGCTCGGCGCGAGCGTCCCGAGCTCGCTGTGCGGAGGTTCCCTGAACCTCGGGCTCGGCCCGGTCACCGAGATCGGCTACAACGCGCTGCACAACCGCCTGGGCATCGCGATGAGCAACACGGGGACGCTGACGCTGCGCAACCGTCCGGCCGCCGGCAACAACCTCTTCGTCGCCTGGGAGACGCTCACCCACGGGGACAATCCCGCGTGA
- a CDS encoding response regulator transcription factor — MRVLVVEDEQLLADAVATGLRREAMAVDVVYDGAAALERIGVNDYDVVVLDRDLPLVHGDDVCRKIVELGMPTRVLMLTASGDVSDRVEGLEIGADDYLPKPFAFSELIARVRALGRRTSLPLPPVLERAGIKLDPNRREVFRDGKEVQLAPKEFAVLEVLMRSEGAVVSAEQLLEKAWDENTDPFTNVVRVTVMTLRRKLGEPPVIVTVPGSGYRI, encoded by the coding sequence GTGCGCGTACTCGTCGTCGAGGACGAGCAGCTGCTCGCCGATGCGGTGGCCACCGGACTGCGCCGGGAGGCCATGGCCGTCGACGTCGTGTACGACGGTGCGGCCGCCCTGGAGCGCATCGGCGTCAACGACTACGACGTGGTCGTCCTCGACCGGGACCTGCCCCTCGTGCACGGCGACGACGTCTGCCGCAAGATCGTCGAACTCGGCATGCCCACACGGGTGTTGATGCTCACGGCTTCGGGCGACGTCAGCGACCGCGTAGAGGGACTGGAGATCGGCGCCGACGACTACCTCCCCAAGCCCTTCGCCTTCAGCGAGCTGATCGCACGCGTGCGTGCCCTCGGCCGGCGCACCAGCCTGCCGCTGCCGCCCGTCCTGGAGCGGGCCGGCATCAAGCTCGACCCGAACCGCCGCGAGGTGTTCCGCGACGGCAAGGAGGTCCAGCTCGCACCGAAGGAGTTCGCCGTCCTGGAGGTGCTGATGCGCAGCGAGGGGGCGGTGGTCTCCGCGGAGCAGCTCCTCGAGAAGGCCTGGGACGAGAACACCGACCCGTTCACCAACGTCGTCCGCGTGACCGTCATGACGCTCCGCCGCAAGCTGGGCGAACCCCCGGTGATCGTCACGGTCCCGGGTTCCGGCTACCGGATCTGA
- the dut gene encoding dUTP diphosphatase, with amino-acid sequence MSRDFLDVLIRRVDPEVPLPAYEHPGDAGADLRTTRSHELAPGERAVLPTGVSIALPDGYAAFVHPRSGLAARCGVALVNAPGTVDAGYRGEIKVIVVNLDPRETVRFERFDRIAQLVVQQVEKVRFQEVAELPESARAAGGFGSTGGHAAVGGASGTSASAADGGATGGNRYASVVSDREGQ; translated from the coding sequence GTGAGCCGTGACTTCCTGGACGTCCTGATCCGGCGCGTCGACCCCGAGGTACCGCTTCCGGCGTACGAGCACCCGGGCGACGCCGGAGCCGATCTGCGCACCACGCGCAGTCATGAACTTGCGCCCGGTGAACGGGCCGTGCTGCCCACGGGGGTGTCCATCGCCCTCCCCGACGGGTACGCGGCCTTCGTGCACCCGCGTTCGGGGCTGGCCGCCCGGTGCGGCGTCGCCCTCGTGAATGCCCCGGGGACGGTTGATGCCGGGTACCGTGGGGAGATCAAGGTGATCGTGGTGAATCTCGACCCGCGCGAGACCGTGCGGTTCGAGCGCTTCGACCGGATTGCCCAACTGGTCGTACAGCAGGTCGAGAAGGTCCGCTTCCAGGAGGTCGCGGAGCTTCCCGAATCGGCGCGGGCCGCGGGGGGCTTCGGGTCCACCGGCGGGCATGCCGCCGTGGGCGGTGCAAGCGGTACAAGCGCCTCGGCCGCCGATGGCGGCGCGACGGGTGGGAATCGATACGCATCGGTCGTATCCGACCGGGAAGGACAGTGA
- a CDS encoding DUF3710 domain-containing protein — protein sequence MFGRRNKKGAAEDAAGEAEQVVDSVDAEADEVEGGRERVRLEPEPRPDGPWDDSEVRDPAEGRVDLGGIFVPGVDGMELRVEVAGDAIVAATVVLRDSAIQLQAFAAPKREGIWGEVREEIGSGITQQGGIVDEVEGPLGWELRAQVPVQLPDGTGGFHVVRFVGVDGPRWFLRGVISGQGAVQPQAAGLLEQIFRDTVVVRGEGPMAPRDPIVLKLPNDAQMVPEGVQQQDESSRFSGGMGQLQRGPEITEVR from the coding sequence GTGTTCGGACGTCGCAACAAGAAGGGTGCCGCCGAGGACGCGGCCGGCGAGGCCGAGCAGGTCGTCGACAGTGTCGACGCTGAGGCGGACGAGGTAGAGGGCGGGCGCGAGCGCGTGCGGCTCGAGCCCGAGCCGAGGCCCGACGGGCCCTGGGACGACTCGGAGGTGCGCGACCCGGCCGAGGGCCGTGTGGACCTCGGCGGGATCTTCGTGCCCGGGGTCGACGGCATGGAACTGCGGGTCGAGGTCGCCGGTGACGCGATCGTCGCGGCGACCGTCGTGCTGCGTGACAGTGCCATCCAGCTCCAGGCTTTCGCCGCCCCCAAGCGCGAGGGCATCTGGGGCGAGGTGCGCGAGGAGATCGGCTCCGGTATCACCCAGCAGGGTGGCATCGTGGACGAGGTGGAGGGCCCGCTCGGCTGGGAGCTGCGGGCGCAGGTGCCGGTGCAACTGCCGGACGGCACGGGCGGCTTCCACGTCGTGCGGTTCGTCGGTGTCGACGGCCCCCGCTGGTTCCTGCGCGGGGTGATCTCGGGGCAGGGTGCCGTGCAGCCGCAGGCGGCCGGTCTGCTCGAGCAGATCTTCCGGGACACGGTCGTGGTCCGCGGCGAGGGCCCGATGGCCCCCCGCGATCCGATCGTCCTCAAGCTGCCGAACGACGCGCAGATGGTCCCCGAGGGCGTCCAGCAGCAGGACGAGAGCTCCCGCTTCTCCGGCGGCATGGGCCAGTTGCAGCGCGGACCGGAGATCACCGAGGTCCGCTAG
- a CDS encoding sensor histidine kinase, giving the protein MARGKLRIYLGAAPGVGKTYAMLSEAHRRVERGTDCVVAFVEHHGRRRTEVMLHGLEQVPRRDLEYRGGLFTEMDVDAVLARAPRVALVDELAHTNVPGSRNAKRWQDVEALLAAGVDVVSTVNIQHLESLGDVVEAITGVRQQETVPDELVRHADQIELVDMSPQALRRRMAHGNIYQPDKVDAALSNYFRPGNLTALRELALLWLADRVDEYLKQYRSEHRVSAIWGSRERIVVGLTGGPEGRTLIRRATRLAEKGAGGEVLAVYIARSDGLTSASPKELAVQRTLVEDLGGTFHHVVGDDIPAALLDFARGVNATQIVLGSSRRKAWQYVFGPGVGATVARESGSDLDVHIVTHDEVAKGRGLPVARGARLGRARIVWGWLVGVVGPPLLALLLNTVHLGLANDMLLFLAVTVAAALLGGLLPALASAALGSLLLNYFYTPPLHRWTIADPKNIVAIVIFIGVGVSVASVVDLAARRTHQAARLRAESEILSYLAGNVLRGETSLEALLERVRETFGMESAALLERAEDRGPWTRAGHVGSGPPVERPEDADVDVPVGDRLALALTGRVLPAEDRRVLAAFAAQAVVVLDRRRLQEEADQARALAEGNRIRTALLAAVSHDLRTPLAGIKAAVSSLRSDDVAWSEEDRAELLEGIEEGADRLDHLVGNLLDMSRLQTGTVTPIIREIDLDEVVPMALGGVPDPAQSVELDIPETLPMVAVDAGLLERSVANLVENAVKYSPGGTPVLVSASAMSDRVEVRVVDRGPGVPDEAKERIFAPFQRYGDAPRGAGVGLGLAVARGFAEAMGGTLNAEDTPGGGLTMVLSVRAAGPRPEPRPAQPERHAPC; this is encoded by the coding sequence ATGGCACGCGGAAAGCTTCGGATCTACCTCGGTGCGGCACCGGGTGTGGGCAAGACGTACGCGATGCTGTCCGAGGCGCACCGTCGGGTGGAGCGCGGCACGGACTGCGTGGTGGCGTTCGTGGAGCACCACGGGCGCCGGCGCACCGAGGTGATGCTGCACGGCCTCGAACAGGTCCCGCGCCGGGACCTGGAGTACCGCGGCGGTCTCTTCACCGAGATGGACGTGGACGCGGTTCTCGCCCGCGCCCCGCGGGTCGCCCTGGTGGACGAACTCGCCCACACCAACGTCCCGGGCTCACGCAACGCCAAGCGCTGGCAGGACGTGGAGGCACTGCTCGCCGCGGGCGTCGACGTGGTGTCGACCGTGAACATCCAGCACCTGGAGTCGCTCGGTGACGTCGTGGAGGCGATCACCGGCGTACGGCAGCAGGAGACCGTGCCCGACGAGCTGGTCCGGCACGCCGACCAGATCGAGCTGGTGGACATGTCACCGCAGGCACTGCGGCGGCGGATGGCGCACGGCAACATCTACCAGCCGGACAAGGTGGACGCGGCCCTGTCCAACTACTTCCGGCCCGGCAACCTCACCGCGCTGCGGGAGCTGGCCCTGCTGTGGCTGGCCGACCGGGTCGACGAATACCTGAAGCAGTACCGCAGCGAGCACCGGGTGTCGGCGATCTGGGGCTCACGCGAGCGGATCGTGGTCGGGCTGACCGGCGGTCCCGAGGGACGCACCCTGATCCGGCGGGCGACGCGGCTGGCGGAGAAGGGCGCCGGCGGCGAGGTGCTGGCCGTCTACATCGCGCGCAGCGACGGGCTGACATCCGCCTCGCCCAAGGAACTGGCGGTCCAGCGCACCCTCGTGGAGGACCTGGGCGGCACCTTCCACCATGTGGTCGGCGACGACATCCCGGCCGCGCTGCTCGACTTCGCCCGCGGGGTCAACGCCACACAGATCGTGCTCGGCTCCTCGCGCCGCAAGGCCTGGCAGTACGTCTTCGGCCCCGGGGTCGGCGCGACGGTCGCCCGGGAGTCGGGCTCCGACCTCGACGTGCACATCGTGACGCACGACGAGGTCGCCAAGGGGCGCGGGCTGCCGGTCGCCCGGGGCGCCCGGCTGGGGCGCGCCCGGATCGTCTGGGGCTGGCTGGTCGGCGTGGTGGGCCCGCCGCTCCTGGCGCTGCTGCTGAACACCGTCCACCTCGGCCTCGCCAACGACATGCTGCTGTTCCTGGCCGTGACGGTGGCGGCGGCGCTGCTCGGCGGACTGCTGCCGGCCCTGGCCTCGGCGGCGCTGGGCTCGCTCCTGCTGAACTACTTCTACACACCGCCCCTGCACAGATGGACGATCGCCGACCCCAAGAACATCGTCGCCATCGTGATCTTCATCGGGGTCGGGGTGTCCGTGGCGTCGGTGGTCGACCTGGCGGCCCGGCGTACGCACCAGGCGGCCCGGCTGCGGGCCGAGTCGGAGATCCTCTCCTACCTGGCGGGCAACGTACTGCGGGGCGAGACCAGCCTGGAGGCGCTGCTGGAGCGGGTGCGCGAGACCTTCGGGATGGAGTCGGCGGCGCTGCTGGAACGGGCGGAGGACAGAGGGCCGTGGACCCGCGCGGGACACGTCGGGTCCGGACCGCCGGTCGAGCGGCCCGAGGACGCGGACGTGGACGTGCCGGTCGGCGACCGTCTCGCGCTGGCGCTCACCGGGCGGGTGCTGCCCGCCGAGGACCGGCGGGTGCTGGCCGCGTTCGCCGCGCAGGCGGTCGTCGTACTGGACCGGCGGCGCCTCCAGGAGGAAGCCGACCAGGCCCGCGCGCTCGCCGAGGGCAACCGCATCCGCACGGCCCTGCTGGCCGCCGTCAGCCATGACCTGCGGACACCGCTGGCCGGGATCAAGGCGGCGGTGTCGAGCCTCAGGTCCGACGACGTGGCCTGGTCGGAGGAGGACCGGGCGGAACTGCTGGAGGGCATCGAGGAGGGCGCGGACCGTCTCGACCACCTGGTGGGCAACCTGCTCGACATGTCCCGCCTCCAGACGGGCACGGTCACGCCGATCATCCGGGAGATCGACCTGGACGAGGTCGTGCCGATGGCGCTCGGTGGGGTGCCGGACCCGGCGCAGAGTGTGGAGCTGGACATCCCGGAGACACTGCCCATGGTCGCGGTGGACGCCGGACTGCTGGAGCGGTCGGTGGCCAACCTCGTCGAGAACGCGGTCAAGTACAGCCCGGGCGGCACGCCCGTGCTGGTGTCGGCGAGTGCGATGTCCGACCGGGTGGAGGTACGGGTCGTCGACCGCGGGCCGGGCGTTCCCGACGAGGCCAAGGAACGGATATTCGCGCCCTTCCAGCGCTACGGCGACGCCCCGCGCGGGGCCGGGGTGGGCCTGGGACTCGCGGTCGCACGTGGTTTCGCCGAGGCCATGGGCGGCACCCTGAACGCCGAGGACACCCCGGGCGGCGGCCTCACCATGGTCCTCAGCGTCCGCGCGGCGGGGCCCCGCCCCGAGCCGCGACCCGCACAACCCGAAAGGCATGCCCCATGCTGA
- a CDS encoding DUF4193 domain-containing protein: MATDYDTPRKTDDDVDSDSLEELKARRNDKSASAVDVDEFEAAEGLELPGADLSNEELAVRVLPKQQDEFTCMSCFLVHHRSQLAREKNGQPICRDCD; this comes from the coding sequence ATGGCTACCGATTACGACACCCCACGCAAGACCGATGACGACGTCGACTCAGACAGTCTTGAAGAGCTGAAGGCCAGGCGGAACGACAAGTCCGCCTCAGCAGTCGATGTCGACGAATTCGAGGCGGCGGAGGGGCTCGAACTGCCCGGCGCAGACCTCTCGAACGAGGAACTGGCCGTCCGGGTGCTGCCGAAGCAGCAGGACGAGTTCACCTGCATGAGCTGCTTCCTGGTGCACCACCGCAGCCAGCTGGCCCGGGAGAAGAACGGCCAGCCGATCTGCCGCGACTGCGACTGA
- a CDS encoding PaaI family thioesterase, with translation MSGTSAALEPPADAVKPVRHPDAPVPGELLGAHYEHCFGCGGGQTHGLHLEARAGEGVTVTAEFTVQPAHQGAPGLAHGGILATALDETLGSLNWLLRTIAVTGRLETDFVRPVPVGTTLYLEAEVTAVARRKIYSSATGRIGGPDGPVAVRADALFVEVAVEHFVNHGREAEIRAAMSDPDQSRRTRAFEVNP, from the coding sequence GTGAGTGGTACTTCCGCAGCTCTTGAGCCTCCGGCCGATGCCGTGAAACCCGTCCGGCACCCCGACGCTCCCGTGCCCGGCGAGCTTCTCGGTGCCCACTACGAACACTGTTTCGGATGTGGCGGCGGGCAGACCCACGGGCTGCACCTGGAGGCGCGGGCCGGCGAGGGAGTGACCGTCACCGCCGAGTTCACCGTGCAGCCCGCCCACCAGGGTGCGCCCGGCCTCGCGCACGGCGGGATCCTGGCCACCGCACTGGACGAGACACTCGGCTCGCTGAACTGGCTGCTGCGCACGATCGCCGTGACCGGGCGGCTGGAGACCGACTTCGTACGGCCGGTGCCCGTGGGGACCACGCTGTACCTGGAGGCCGAGGTGACGGCGGTGGCCCGGCGCAAGATCTACTCGAGTGCCACCGGACGGATCGGCGGCCCCGACGGGCCCGTCGCCGTCCGCGCCGACGCGCTCTTCGTGGAGGTCGCGGTCGAACACTTCGTGAACCACGGGCGCGAGGCGGAGATCCGGGCCGCGATGAGCGACCCCGACCAGAGCCGGCGCACCCGCGCCTTCGAGGTGAACCCGTGA